From a single Myotis daubentonii chromosome 5, mMyoDau2.1, whole genome shotgun sequence genomic region:
- the LOC132234232 gene encoding serine protease 52-like has product MLQFLIPLMLEFTEYPHKIPETCGETVYPDLDKSKFLKIKGRKPAKIPEFPWKVNIFDQGRYLCGGSILNEWWILSASHCFINKKRSTLEVIYDDGKSSTNNLTTKKVDKLITHRYFDSLLLRNDIALLLLKNPFNFSVMGVPICLTEVNEIQEWRKCHFTISHGGVREKLQKVNVELVEWGRCSENMPMVTWDMLCTRSTEDWKDACQGDSGGALVCQKNNKSPWYQLGIVSWSVNCGEKNVIGVYTKVANYLLWMFEETTAAGNSFVPDPDSGYNLLLSPSPILLLSFVMLRLTL; this is encoded by the exons AGACATGTGGTGAAACAGTATATCCTGATCTCGATAAAtcaaaatttttgaaaatcaagGGCAGGAAGCCTGCTAAAATTCCAGAGTTCCCATGGAAGGTGAATATTTTTGACCAAGGGAGATATCTCTGTGGAGGATCCATTCTCAATGAGTGGTGGATTCTATCTGCATCCCATTGCTTTATAAACAAAAAAAG GTCTACCTTGGAGGTCATATACGATGATGGAAAATCCAGCACCAACAACTTGACGACAAAGAAAGTAGACAAGCTAATTACTCACCGCTATTTTGACAGTTTGCTCTTGCGTAATGACATCGCTTTACTCCTGCTCAAAAACCCATTTAACTTCAGTGTCATGGGAGTGCCCATCTGCCTCACCGAGGTCAATGAGATACAGGAATGGAGAAAGTGCCACTTTACCA TTTCTCATGGAGGTGTGCGTGAAAAGCTGCAGAAAGTCAATGTGGAGCTGGTTGAATGGGGTAGGTGCTCCGAAAATATGCCTATGGTCACCTGGGACATGCTGTGTACTAGGAGCACTGAAGATTGGAAGGATGCCTGCCAG GGTGACAGCGGGGGGGCTCTGGTTtgccagaaaaataataaaagcccatGGTACCAGCTGGGCATTGTCAGCTGGAGTGTGAACTGTGGCGAGAAGAATGTGATTGGAGTGTACACGAAGGTGGCTAATTACCTGTTATGGATGTTCGAGGAGACCACAGCAGCAGGAAACTCCTTCGTGCCTGATCCAGACTCTGGGTACAATTTGCTTCTATCACCATCGCCCATCTTGTTACTCTCTTTTGTGATGCTTCGGTTAACCCTGTGA